In Pectobacterium actinidiae, the DNA window GCGCGGCACTCATGGCGGAGTAACGGTTCTCATAATCCGGCAGTGATTGATAAGACGCGCCCGTGTTACTATCGGTGTCAGCCATAGCATTAGTCCTCATAATGTTGTGGTCAGAAGCCCGGTTAGTGTTCCTAGCACTGCCGGGCTTCGCTCTTTACTGTTGCAAAACACCATGTAATTGCGGTGTAATTACAACTATACCATGCTATGGAATTTGTAATTACAATGTCAAGTGAAAAAACAAAAACAGACCAGTATCAAATTCGACTGTCCCATGAGTTTCGTGCGCAGTTAGAGGAACAAGCCCATAAGGATGGCGACAAGACATTGGCTACGTGGATCAAGCGTGTTCTGCGTAAGGAACTCCAGACGCGCGGTATTGAACCAAAAGGCTGAACGGTGGTTTGAGTCAGTCGATGTAGCAAATACTAACGTGTAAGAAACGTTTGGCGGAATGCCCGAATGATTTTACGACAACGCTCCTGACGGGTTTTCTATCACATAGAAAGCCCGTCAGGAGCCAACAAGCGCAGCGCGTTAGCCAGCCGAATGACTCCGCGCATAGATATACGGTGCGACGTAGCCCTCACGGTTGACGTCCAGATAATCCGACCACCACTGCATCATTTCGATTCTGGCTTCCAGATGTTCCGCTTTATGTACATACGCCGCCCGTACACCGTTGCGTTCTTTGTGGCTCATCTGCCGCTCAATGGCATCCTTTGACCAGCGTCCGGACTCGTTCAGGGCGCTACAGGCCATGGTTCTGAAGCCGTGGCCGCAGATTTCGGTTTTGGTGTCATAGCCAATCACGCGCAGCGCCTTGTTGATGGTGTTTTCACTCATCGGCTTGTTCAGGGTATGTGCGCCGGGAAAAACGAAGACCGATTCGCTAGAAATCGCCTGAATCTTTTTCAGCAGGGTGACTGCCTGCCGTGACAGCGGCACCAGATGTTCATCCTTCATCTTTGCGCCACGCTCTGAGAACCGCACGCCGTTTACCGCTTCGCGCTGGGCGGGCACGCTCCAGATATGCGCTTTCAGGTTGAATTCATCCCAGCGGGCAAAACGTAGTTCACTGGAGCGCAGGAAAACATGCAGATTCAGCTCCAGTGCCAGACGGGTGAGCATCCGGCCTTTGTAGTTCTCCATCTTCTCCAGCAGTTCAGGCAGGCGTTTTAGCGGCAGGGCGGGATGATGTTGGGTCGCCACCGGGGTCACGACGCCGTCCAAATCGTAAGCCGGATTGTATTTGATGACGCCCTGTTGTACGGCGTGGCGCATGATTTTGGTCAGATGCTGGCGCACTCGTCCGGCGACGTCATGCACCCCTTTATCGTCAATGGCCTTAACCAACTGCGCGAGATGGCGGGTTTCAACCTGCGCGATATCCATCGAGCCAATCGCGGGGAAAACGTAGCGTTTCAGGCAGGTGAGGATTTTATCGGCGTGGGCTTCCGACCAGAGTTTCAGGCTGCTGGTGTGCCACGTCTGAGCGAGATACTGAAAGGTGCGGGATTCATCAGCTGTGAGATTGTTCGTTTTGCGAAGCTGAGAAGGGCTGATGCCGGATGCCAGCAATTTACGCGCCGCATCGCGCTTTTCGCGGGCTTCCGCCAATGTAGTTTGCGGGTAGGGGCCAAAGGCCAGACGGTTTTCTTTACCGCCGAAGCGATAGCGGAAATACCATAGCTTAGCGCCGCTGGGTGATACCGTGAGGTACAGGCCTTGCGAGTCGGTGAGCTTGTAAGATTTTGCGAGAGGTTTCGCGGATCGGACTTTGCTGTCAGTTAACATATGAGGGTCACTCCCGTTCATCGAACTGAATGACCCGCAATCTGACCCACAAATTCCCCGATACGAAGGGATAAATCAAAACGCATCGGAAAAGATTTTTACGCCAACTTATTGAATCGCAACAACATAGGGATTGATAAGGAGGCATAAAAAAGGAAAGATGGTGCCCGGACTCGGAATCGAACCAAGGACACGAGGATTTTCAATCCTCTGCTCTACCGACTGAGCTATCCGGGCAACGGGGCGCATTAAACCGTATTGGCCGCGTGGCGTCAACGGGTTTATCAACGAAAGCGCGGAAAACCCTGCTGACTGCCGACTTTTCAGCCAAAATGCGGGCTTTACCGCATTTTGTGTCTGAAATCAGGTGAGTGCGCCATTTTTACGACATAGCGCAAAGCGTAATACGTCTTCTGCCAGCCGCTGGGCAGTGGCGATGCTGGCGGCTTGATGCTTGACCAGTAGGTTGCTCAGGCAGCCTTCCAGAATCAACTCCATCTGCTGTGCTACCATTTCGGGGTCGTCGGTTTCCAGCTCTTCCAGCAAATCACGGGTGTACTGGTAAGACGCCAGCTTCTGCTGTTCCGCGATCTGATGGATAGGATGGTTGATATCAGGGAAGAAGCTGCACGCCGCAATAAACAAGCAGCCCGGATAGCGCTGTTT includes these proteins:
- a CDS encoding tyrosine-type recombinase/integrase, with the protein product MLTDSKVRSAKPLAKSYKLTDSQGLYLTVSPSGAKLWYFRYRFGGKENRLAFGPYPQTTLAEAREKRDAARKLLASGISPSQLRKTNNLTADESRTFQYLAQTWHTSSLKLWSEAHADKILTCLKRYVFPAIGSMDIAQVETRHLAQLVKAIDDKGVHDVAGRVRQHLTKIMRHAVQQGVIKYNPAYDLDGVVTPVATQHHPALPLKRLPELLEKMENYKGRMLTRLALELNLHVFLRSSELRFARWDEFNLKAHIWSVPAQREAVNGVRFSERGAKMKDEHLVPLSRQAVTLLKKIQAISSESVFVFPGAHTLNKPMSENTINKALRVIGYDTKTEICGHGFRTMACSALNESGRWSKDAIERQMSHKERNGVRAAYVHKAEHLEARIEMMQWWSDYLDVNREGYVAPYIYARSHSAG
- a CDS encoding transcriptional regulator, which translates into the protein MQREDVLEHALTLLEQHGFAMTTLDMLAEKLGVPVEELTPFWPDREALLYDGLRHHSQQVDTWRRQLLLDDEKSIEQKLLARYQVLHESVNKQRYPGCLFIAACSFFPDINHPIHQIAEQQKLASYQYTRDLLEELETDDPEMVAQQMELILEGCLSNLLVKHQAASIATAQRLAEDVLRFALCRKNGALT